The following proteins come from a genomic window of Iamia sp. SCSIO 61187:
- a CDS encoding TIGR03557 family F420-dependent LLM class oxidoreductase has product MATSSPRIGIFLCAEEHGPRELVRFGAAAVEHGFADVSVSDHFHPWVGEQGQSPLVWSVLGGIATAAPHARLGTGVTCPTIRVHPAIVAQAAATTALMAGGGFFLGVGSGENLNEHVTGQRWPRAAVRLAMLEEAVEVMRKLWSGDEISHDGEHYAVENARLYSVPDEPPPVIVSAYGPKAVKVAARIGDGLATTSPDAEVISTYRDEGGTGPVIAFAKACWGPDEKECRELVHRLWPNTGLPGELGQELKTPAHFEQASELVDEDAAVGSMPVGPDPERHVESLRTYLEAGADEIHVHQVGDAQTEMYAFYRDEVLPRL; this is encoded by the coding sequence ATGGCCACATCCTCACCCCGCATCGGCATCTTCCTCTGCGCCGAGGAGCACGGGCCCCGTGAGCTCGTGCGGTTCGGCGCCGCTGCCGTCGAGCACGGCTTCGCCGACGTCAGCGTGTCCGACCACTTCCACCCCTGGGTCGGCGAGCAGGGCCAGAGCCCGCTCGTGTGGAGCGTCCTCGGCGGCATCGCCACCGCCGCGCCCCACGCCCGCCTGGGCACGGGGGTGACGTGCCCGACGATCCGGGTCCACCCGGCCATCGTGGCCCAGGCCGCCGCCACCACCGCCTTGATGGCGGGGGGAGGCTTCTTCCTGGGCGTGGGCTCCGGCGAGAACCTCAACGAGCACGTCACCGGCCAGCGCTGGCCCCGGGCCGCCGTGCGCCTGGCGATGCTCGAGGAGGCCGTCGAGGTCATGCGGAAGCTGTGGTCCGGCGACGAGATCAGCCACGACGGCGAGCACTACGCCGTCGAGAACGCCCGGCTGTACTCCGTCCCCGACGAACCGCCGCCGGTGATCGTCTCGGCCTACGGGCCCAAGGCGGTCAAGGTGGCCGCCCGCATCGGCGACGGCCTGGCCACGACCTCGCCCGACGCCGAGGTCATCTCCACCTACCGGGACGAGGGCGGGACGGGTCCCGTGATCGCCTTCGCCAAGGCGTGCTGGGGCCCCGACGAGAAGGAGTGCCGGGAGCTGGTGCACCGCCTCTGGCCCAACACCGGGCTGCCGGGGGAGCTGGGCCAGGAGCTCAAGACGCCGGCCCACTTCGAGCAGGCCAGCGAGCTGGTCGACGAGGACGCGGCCGTGGGCTCGATGCCGGTCGGTCCCGACCCGGAACGCCACGTCGAGTCGCTGCGCACCTACCTCGAGGCCGGGGCCGACGAGATCCACGTCCACCAGGTCGGGGACGCCCAGACCGAGATGTACGCCTTCTACCGCGACGAGGTCCTGCCCCGGCTGTAG
- a CDS encoding shikimate kinase, with the protein MRRRHVAVIGMMAVGKTTTARAVAEQLGARFVDVDDVIEAQTGRTVRELADEGGEQGYRPLERAAVEAALAAVDPVVLATPGGVAVDAAMAAAVRSPGVTTVYLRAGLDTLARNVAAGADRRPLLGDDPRAGLARLLDERAGRYEALADHVVDVDGRTPDEVVAAVLASLGLGAPPP; encoded by the coding sequence ATGCGCAGGCGGCACGTGGCGGTGATCGGCATGATGGCGGTCGGCAAGACGACGACGGCCCGAGCCGTGGCCGAGCAGCTCGGCGCCCGCTTCGTCGACGTCGACGACGTCATCGAGGCCCAGACCGGGCGCACCGTCCGTGAGCTGGCCGACGAGGGGGGCGAGCAGGGCTACCGGCCCCTCGAGCGGGCGGCCGTCGAGGCCGCCCTGGCCGCCGTGGACCCGGTCGTGCTGGCCACGCCGGGCGGGGTGGCCGTGGATGCGGCGATGGCCGCCGCCGTCCGCTCCCCGGGGGTCACCACCGTGTACCTGCGTGCCGGGCTCGACACCCTGGCCCGCAACGTCGCCGCCGGCGCCGACCGCCGGCCCCTGCTGGGCGACGATCCCCGGGCCGGCCTGGCCCGCCTGCTCGACGAGCGGGCCGGCCGCTACGAGGCCCTCGCCGACCACGTCGTCGACGTCGACGGCCGCACCCCGGACGAGGTCGTCGCGGCCGTGCTGGCCTCCCTCGGACTGGGGGCGCCACCGCCCTGA